A stretch of Solea senegalensis isolate Sse05_10M linkage group LG10, IFAPA_SoseM_1, whole genome shotgun sequence DNA encodes these proteins:
- the kcna1a gene encoding potassium voltage-gated channel subfamily A member 1 yields the protein MTVVAGDNMDETSAVPGHPQDPYPPDHNDHECCERVVINIAGLRFETQLKTLSQFPETLLGNPKKRMRYFDPLRNEYFFDRNRPSFDAILYYYQSGGRLRRPVNVPLDMFSEEIKFYELGVDAMERFREDEGFIREEERPLPEKEFQRQIWLLFEHPESSGTARGIAIVSVMVILISIVIFCLETLPQLKEDPTARIVGNSTIYIKPNILTDPFFLIETLCIIWFSFELIVRFLACPSKPAFFKNMMNMIDIVAIIPYFITLGTELAEDPDQESVGEQATSLAILRVIRLVRVFRIFKLSRHSKGLQILGQTLKASMRELGLLIFFLFIGVILFSSAVYFAEAEEQGSYFGSIPDAFWWAVVSMTTVGYGDMVPVTIGGKIVGSLCAIAGVLTIALPVPVIVSNFNYFYHRETEGEEQAQLLNVSNPPSETNSSRRSSSTVSKSEYMEIDGDINNSIDNFREANLRTGNCTIANQNCVNKSKLLTDV from the coding sequence ATGACTGTGGTAGCAGGAGACAACATGGACGAGACCTCAGCTGTCCCCGGCCACCCTCAGGACCCCTACCCTCCAGACCACAATGACCACGAATGTTGCGAGAGAGTGGTCATCAACATAGCGGGTCTACGGTTTGAGACTCAGTTGAAAACTCTTTCCCAGTTTCCAGAGACATTGCTAGGCAACCCCAAAAAGCGCATGCGGTACTTTGACCCTCTGAGAAACGAATACTTCTTTGACAGAAACCGCCCCAGTTTTGATGCCATCCTCTACTACTACCAGTCAGGGGGTCGGCTGAGAAGACCAGTGAACGTCCCTTTGGATATGTTCTCAGAAGAAATCAAATTCTATGAGCTTGGAGTGGACGCCATGGAGAGGTTTCGTGAGGATGAGGGTTTCATCCGGGAGGAAGAGCGCCCTTTGCCGGAGAAGGAGTTCCAGCGTCAGATTTGGCTCCTCTTTGAGCATCCAGAAAGCTCAGGCACCGCCAGAGGGATTGCCATTGTGTCTGTGATGGTGATCCTGATTTCAATAGTCATATTTTGTTTAGAAACTTTACCACAGCTGAAAGAGGACCCAACGGCTCGAATTGTGGGGAATTCAACTATTTATATCAAGCCAAACATCCTCACTGACCCCTTCTTCCTCATTGAGACACTCTGTATAATCTGGTTCTCCTTTGAGTTGATAGTTCGTTTTCTGGCATGCCCAAGTAAACCGGCCTTCTTCAAGAATATGATGAACATGATCGACATTGTGGCTATTATCCCTTACTTCATTACACTTGGCACAGAGCTGGCAGAAGACCCAGACCAAGAGAGTGTGGGGGAGCAGGCAACATCTCTGGCCATACTCAGGGTTATCCGTCTGGTCAGAGTATTTAGGATCTTCAAGCTGTCGCGACACTCTAAAGGACTTCAGATTTTGGGGCAGACCCTTAAAGCCAGCATGCGAGAGCTGGGATTGCTGATCTTCTTTCTGTTCATTGGAGTCATCTTGTTCTCTAGCGCTGTATACTTTGCGGAAGCGGAGGAGCAAGGATCCTACTTTGGAAGCATCCCAGATGCATTTTGGTGGGCTGTTGTGTCTATGACAACTGTGGGCTACGGGGACATGGTTCCAGTCACAATAGGAGGCAAGATAGTGGGATCTCTGTGCGCCATCGCTGGAGTGTTGACAATTGCACTCCCAGTGCCAGTCATTGTGTCCAACTTCAACTACTTCTACCACAGGGAGACTGAGGGAGAAGAGCAGGCCCAGCTGCTTAACGTCAGCAATCCCCCCTCTGAAACCAACTCAAGCCGCCGTAGTTCATCCACCGTCAGCAAGTCTGAGTACATGGAGATTGATGGAGACATAAACAATAGCATCGATAACTTTAGGGAGGCAAACCTCAGAACTGGCAATTGCACTATAGCCAACCAAAactgtgtaaataaaagcaAGCTGCTTACAGATGTTTAG